Proteins from a single region of Streptomyces spectabilis:
- a CDS encoding phosphomannomutase/phosphoglucomutase, whose amino-acid sequence MRAAAAGADLSGLVKAYDIRGTVPEQWDESLAELFGAAFVRVTGASALVVGHDMRPTSPALSLAFSQGAALGGCAVTQIGLCSTDQLYYASGALDLPGAMFTASHNPAQYNGIKMCRAGAAPVGQDTGLADIRALVERWLREGAPPSLTAAGAITRRDTLKDYAAHLRSLVDLSVIRPLKVVVDAGNGMGGHTVPTVFEGLPLTLVPMYFELDGTFPNHEANPLDPANIVDLQQRVREEGADLGIAFDGDADRCFVVDERGDPVSPSAVTALVAARELARNGGSGTVIHNLITSWTVPEVVRENGGTPVRTRVGHSFIKQEMAATGAIFGGEHSAHYYFRDFWNADTGMLAALHVLAALGGQDGPLSALVAAYDRYAGSGEINSTVTDQQGRLDALRAAYRGVAGVSVDELDGLTVSGTHWWFNVRASNTEPVLRLNVEARDQDVMARVRDEVLAIVRA is encoded by the coding sequence GTGCGCGCGGCCGCCGCGGGCGCCGATCTGTCGGGCCTGGTCAAGGCCTACGACATCCGCGGAACCGTGCCCGAGCAGTGGGACGAGTCCCTGGCCGAGCTGTTCGGCGCCGCCTTCGTGCGGGTGACGGGCGCGTCCGCGCTCGTGGTCGGGCACGACATGCGGCCCACCTCACCCGCGCTCAGCCTGGCCTTCTCCCAGGGCGCGGCCCTGGGCGGCTGCGCGGTCACCCAGATCGGCCTGTGCTCCACCGACCAGCTGTACTACGCCTCGGGCGCGCTGGACCTGCCGGGCGCGATGTTCACGGCCTCGCACAACCCGGCGCAGTACAACGGCATCAAGATGTGCCGCGCGGGCGCCGCCCCGGTCGGGCAGGACACCGGCCTGGCCGACATCCGCGCCCTGGTGGAGCGCTGGCTGCGCGAGGGCGCGCCGCCCTCGCTCACCGCGGCCGGCGCCATCACCCGCCGCGACACGCTCAAGGACTACGCGGCCCATCTGCGGTCCCTGGTCGACCTGTCGGTGATCCGGCCGCTGAAGGTGGTGGTGGACGCGGGCAACGGGATGGGCGGGCACACGGTGCCGACCGTCTTCGAGGGGCTGCCGCTGACGCTGGTGCCGATGTACTTCGAGCTGGACGGCACCTTCCCCAACCACGAGGCGAACCCGCTGGATCCGGCGAACATCGTGGACCTGCAGCAGCGCGTGCGCGAGGAGGGCGCCGACCTCGGCATCGCCTTCGACGGCGACGCCGACCGCTGCTTCGTCGTCGACGAGAGGGGCGACCCGGTCTCCCCGTCGGCGGTCACCGCCCTGGTCGCCGCCCGCGAACTCGCCCGCAACGGCGGTTCCGGCACGGTCATCCACAACCTCATCACCTCCTGGACCGTCCCCGAGGTCGTGCGGGAGAACGGCGGCACCCCCGTGCGCACCCGGGTCGGCCACTCCTTCATCAAGCAGGAAATGGCCGCCACCGGCGCCATCTTCGGCGGCGAGCACTCCGCGCACTACTACTTCCGCGACTTCTGGAACGCCGACACCGGCATGCTGGCCGCCCTGCACGTCCTGGCCGCCCTCGGCGGCCAGGACGGCCCCCTGTCGGCCCTCGTGGCCGCCTACGACCGCTATGCGGGCTCCGGCGAGATCAACTCCACCGTCACCGACCAGCAGGGCCGCCTGGACGCCCTGCGCGCCGCCTACCGGGGCGTCGCGGGAGTGAGCGTGGACGAACTCGACGGACTGACCGTCAGCGGCACCCACTGGTGGTTCAACGTCCGCGCCTCCAACACCGAACCCGTGCTGCGCCTGAACGTCGAGGCCCGCGACCAGGACGTGATGGCCCGCGTCCGCGACGAGGTCCTGGCCATCGTCCGCGC